A window of the Helianthus annuus cultivar XRQ/B chromosome 4, HanXRQr2.0-SUNRISE, whole genome shotgun sequence genome harbors these coding sequences:
- the LOC110924941 gene encoding uncharacterized protein LOC110924941: MYCKPHSFNGSEGAVSLLHWIEKVESVFMMCECPANNWVKFATSTLEGNTLSWWNAQVQMLGLADANATPWNDFKDLIKKEYCHRDDIYKLETEYYDLKMVGSEIEAYTKRSNSLAALCPNMSQPTYKRIELYLKGLVPQIQSLVTSANLPMIQQVVRLAHRLTDQAMEQGKLPKCINTTTTIDTPSDNKRKWDGNQGKDPNPT; encoded by the coding sequence ATGTATTGCAAACCGCACTCCTTCAACGGCTCCGAAGGAGCAGTGAGCCTTCttcactggatcgagaaggtcgagtCTGTGTTCatgatgtgcgaatgccctgctaacaattgggtgaaatttgctactagTACCCTAGAGGGAAACACACTTTCTTGGTGGAATGCACAGGTTCAGATGCTCGGATTAGCAGATGCCAATGCCActccttggaatgacttcaaggatcTGATCAAGAAAGaatattgtcacagggatgacatctaTAAACTCGAGACGGAATACTACGATTtaaagatggttggatctgaaatCGAGGCGTACACCAAAAGGTCCAACAGTTTGGCTGCACTATGTCCCAACATGTCACAGCCTACTTACAAGAGGATTGAGCTTTATCTCAAGGGCTTAGTTCCCCAAATCCAAAGTTTGGTGACTTCAGCTAATCTTCCCATGATCCAGCAAGTCGTCCGTCTAGCAcaccgtctcactgatcaagctatggaacagggcaagctgcccaaaTGCATCAATACTACTACTACTATTGATAcccctagtgacaacaagcgcaAATGGGATGGTAACCAAGGCAAAGACCCTAACCCCACATAA
- the LOC110924989 gene encoding RING-H2 finger protein ATL54, translated as MINPLHQFTHLKLFQFYPHPSPLFTHTPNPPSTTTTTTTMAITHRKLLHQQDPTQNSTCSDCGPTCRYKCSYPEFYWPPQPQPIPPHTTTTTTHISPYVIIIVTLLASAFLFFSYYLIMVRCSTRFRRAPSTPISNQDNNFSNQDRGLELDHPIWYINTIGLQPSVINSITVFKYKKLDNLIDCTDCSVCLSEFQDNETLRLLPKCNHAFHIPCIDTWLNSHTNCPLCRAGILSNTLSAALSSNDHNDFSTTDGLIGSNLHTQVGNLEDDGGSSGIIFPNIENCDENDDSKTEYESVLGARRSVSMDSVAIGDVIVEVSGD; from the coding sequence ATGATTAATCCTCTTCACCAATTCACTCACCTAAAACTCTTTCAATTTTATCCTCACCCATCACCCCTTTTCACACACACCCCTAACccaccctccaccaccaccaccaccaccaccatggcAATAACCCACCGGAAACTCCTCCACCAACAAGATCCCACCCAAAACTCAACATGTTCCGATTGCGGCCCAACATGCCGCTACAAATGCAGCTACCCCGAATTCTACTGGCCGCCACAGCCGCAACCAATACcgccacacaccaccaccaccacgaccCATATATCACCATATGTCATAATAATAGTAACCTTACTAGCCAGTGCATTCCTCTTCTTCAGCTACTACCTCATCATGGTAAGATGCTCAACCCGTTTTCGACGTGCCCCATCGACACCAATCTCCAACCAAGACAACAACTTCTCCAACCAAGACCGCGGGTTAGAGCTTGATCATCCCATCTGGTACATCAACACCATTGGCCTCCAACCATCAGTGATCAACTCGATCACCGTCTTCAAGTACAAAAAACTCGATAACTTAATCGATTGCACCGATTGCTCTGTTTGCTTAAGTGAGTTTCAAGATAATGAGACTTTACGATTGCTACCAAAATGTAACCACGCTTTCCATATTCCTTGCATTGATACGTGGTTAAATTCACACACAAATTGCCCGCTTTGTCGTGCTGGCATTTTGTCGAACACCTTGTCTGCAGCTTTGAGTTCGAACGATCACAATGATTTTTCTACAACGGATGGATTAATTGGTTCAAATTTGCATACCCAGGTGGGGAATTTGGAGGATGATGGTGGATCGAGTGGGATTATTTTTCCAAATATTGAGAATTGTGATGAAAATGATGATTCGAAAACAGAGTATGAGTCTGTTTTGGGGGCTAGAAGGTCGGTTTCAATGGATTCTGTTGCGATTGGAGATGTTATTGTTGAGGTTTCCGGTGATTAA